In Leishmania donovani BPK282A1 complete genome, chromosome 20, one genomic interval encodes:
- a CDS encoding DNAj-like protein produces the protein MQVLSIELPALKAGEKALEWPQTQPGVTDDAVAADAPPQLNRWIEAYRIIPLGEAFCRSVALTTQLRHEDARMQQAHADPNVAQQWAAEEVDGIAAGADGEGANDADDDGVGDGARYQSSSRKKKFVKLADSDMLIDWYEVLKLEQEEGATDDQIKAAYRRRCLETHPDKQQNHSDELFKKVQRAFDILGDPDTRQAYDSSRPFNDAIPGEQVEEADFFSTFGPVFERNKKWSSVPGMPSLGTDKTPYAEVLRFYDRWTGFQSWRDFSHLADLVEIDDTMCREEKRYYQRENARQLSHHRREEQKRIRLLVERARKNDPRLRRRREEEEEKRLKVLRERETFRLQLAAEEERRRAEEARKQKEREEAKVGAQQQEKQAMREVQMAVLRFFEQHGLLDETPTNKLLADRVRRPNVQWIFSKTTNATEAQKLRDVLLACPTDRRPRTNDPQSKDVEGAEEVEAVMRFNALIQKMEQRCGVNRYGEAVKKVQDGDAATAAAKKNEVAAAAAKAPVDAGQEWTDEDLSRLQKATAKYPPGSVDRWIKICDVLRHRFTEEQAMAKVSELTAALHNAGSGNPTATAAASPSHASATSTAASSVENWSLKQQKQLEQGLRDLKDYKEKDKFQKIAKMVEDKTAKECFERFKFLCSVNKKK, from the coding sequence ATGCAAGTGTTGTCGATTGAACTGCCTGCCTTGAAGGCGGGCGAGAAGGCGCTTGAGTGGCCTCAGACGCAGCCAGGCGTCACCGACGATGCCGTCGCGGCCGATGCACCGCCGCAACTGAACCGCTGGATCGAGGCGTACCGCATCATTCCGCTAGGAGAGGCGTTCTGTCGCAGTGTCGCCCTCACaacgcagctgcggcacgaGGATGCACGTATGCAGCAAGCACATGCCGACCCCAatgtggcgcagcagtgggccgcggaggaggtcgATGGCattgccgctggcgcagacggcgagggTGCAAACGAtgcagacgacgacggcgtcggcgacggtgccCGTTACCAGTCCTCCTCCCGCAAGAAGAAATTCGTGAAGCTGGCGGACAGCGACATGCTGATTGACTGGTACGAGGTGCTGAAGCTGGAGCAGGAGGAAGGGGCGACAGACGACCAAATCAAAGCGGCCtaccgacgccgctgcctcgagACGCACCCCGACAAGCAGCAGAACCACTCCGATGAACTCTTCAAGAAGGTGCAACGTGCCTTCGACATCCTTGGCGACCCAGACACGCGCCAGGCCTACGACTCCTCGCGCCCGTTCAACGACGCCATCCCTGGCgagcaggtggaggaggccgacTTCTTCAGCACCTTCGGCCCCGTCTTCGAACGCAACAAGAAGTGGAGCAGCGTCCCCGGCATGCCATCCCTCGGCACGGATAAGACGCCGTACGCCGAGGTACTCCGCTTCTACGACCGCTGGACGGGTTTTCAGAGCTGGCGCGACTTCTCACACCTGGCGGATCTGGTGGAAATCGACGACACCATGTGCCGCGAGGAGAAGCGCTACTATCAGCGCGAGAACGCGCGCCAGCTgagccaccaccgcagggaggagcagaagcgcATCCGACTTCTGGTCGAGCGGGCGCGCAAGAACGacccgcgcctgcgccgccgccgagaagaggaggaagagaagcgcctCAAAGTGTTGAGGGAACGGGAAACATTCcggctgcagctcgccgccgaggaggagcgtcgccgcgctgAAGAGGCCCGAAagcagaaggagagggaagaggccAAGGtgggcgcgcagcagcaagagaagcAGGCGATGCGCGAGGTGCAGATGGCGGTTCTGCGCTTCTTTGAACAGCATGGGCTCCTGGACGAAACCCCGACAAACAAGCTCCTCGCAGACCGTGTGCGCCGTCCGAACGTGCAGTGGATCTTCTCCAAGACCACCAACGCGACCGAGgcgcagaagctgcgcgaTGTCCTACTGGCCTGCCCCACGGATCGCCGGCCACGCACGAACGACCCGCAGAGCAAAGATGTGGAAGgcgccgaggaggtggaggccgTCATGCGCTTCAACGCGCTCATTCAAAAGATGGAACAACGCTGCGGCGTGAACCGCTACGGCGAGGCCGTGAAGAAGGTGCaggacggcgatgcggccacggctgcagcgaagaagaacgaagtcgcggcggcagcagcaaaggCCCCTGTCGACGCAGGACAGGAATGGACGGACGAGGACCTAAGCCGGTTGCAGAAGGCGACGGCCAAGTACCCGCCTGGTTCCGTCGATCGCTGGATCAAGATCTGCGACGTGCTCCGTCACCGCTTTACGGAGGAGCAGGCCATGGCCAAGGTGAGCGAGCTaactgctgcgctgcacaaTGCAGGGTCTGGCAACCCCActgctaccgccgccgcctccccctcgcaCGCCTCGGCCACCAGCACAGCTGCCTCGTCCGTGGAGAACTGGTCTCtgaagcagcagaagcagctggagcaggGTCTGCGTGACTTGAAGGATTATAAGGAGAAGGACAAGTTCCAGA